Proteins encoded by one window of Halomonas sp. SH5A2:
- a CDS encoding TatD family hydrolase — translation MLIDAHCHLDFAVFDPDRDAVMAAARGVGVKHFIVPGTTYARWQPVLALGQQRQDVSVCAGLHPYFMDEHRDQDLAQLECLLNERPELVAVGECGIDARFDTTLDAQWAYFDAQLTLAKQHGLPVVVHCVKANDTVAKRLRQRTLARAGLIHAFAGSYEQARKFVDLGYILGLGGAATYQRAKRLHRVIKALPDDSFVLETDSPDMPLSGYQGQRNEPRRVSDVCNVVAALRGQTREHVAAISSANAARLFRLPICG, via the coding sequence ATGCTGATTGATGCCCACTGCCATCTTGATTTTGCGGTGTTCGACCCTGATCGTGATGCGGTCATGGCAGCCGCAAGAGGCGTGGGGGTCAAGCATTTCATCGTGCCGGGGACGACGTACGCCCGCTGGCAACCCGTGCTGGCGCTGGGGCAGCAACGTCAGGATGTCAGCGTTTGCGCGGGGCTTCATCCTTACTTCATGGATGAACACCGTGACCAGGACCTTGCCCAGCTTGAGTGCTTGCTGAATGAGCGTCCCGAGCTGGTGGCCGTCGGCGAGTGCGGGATCGATGCCCGCTTTGACACTACCCTTGATGCCCAGTGGGCGTATTTTGATGCCCAATTAACCTTGGCCAAGCAGCATGGGTTGCCGGTGGTGGTGCACTGTGTCAAAGCCAATGACACCGTCGCCAAGCGGCTCCGCCAACGCACGCTTGCCAGAGCCGGGTTGATCCATGCCTTTGCCGGGTCTTACGAACAGGCCAGGAAGTTTGTGGATCTCGGTTATATTCTGGGGCTGGGTGGCGCGGCGACTTATCAACGGGCAAAGCGATTGCACCGCGTCATCAAGGCATTACCCGATGACAGTTTTGTGTTGGAAACGGACAGCCCGGATATGCCGCTCAGTGGTTACCAGGGCCAGCGCAATGAACCCCGCCGAGTGAGTGACGTTTGCAATGTCGTGGCGGCATTACGCGGTCAAACACGCGAGCATGTTGCCGCCATCAGCAGCGCCAATGCTGCCCGCCTGTTTCGCTTACCTATTTGCGGTTAA
- the ygfZ gene encoding CAF17-like 4Fe-4S cluster assembly/insertion protein YgfZ — protein MATVPSIDALNSGIRLNHLAALDIQGPDAEKFLQGQTSAQVSLADGRFAPLTCFCTPKGRMLANAQLMKVGDAHYRLLLSASLLETLTGHLKKFAAFYKAELTPLPELSLVGVGENARSIAEKLELPLPNAPGTQSANPRASVLCYPGDTPRWLFCLEDDSLVEALDDESGRAAWQLADIRSGLAWLTEAQQDHFLPQMLNWEALGGISFKKGCYTGQEVVARAHFRGQVKKRLVRAELSNADAPTTGDTIVNEANKAVGEVVISALSETGSIELLAVMNTKVMEEAMPVYIGEARLTLLDLPYPIERLDPEQLAMGLAN, from the coding sequence ATGGCGACCGTTCCCTCAATCGATGCCCTTAACAGCGGTATTCGCCTTAACCATTTAGCGGCGTTGGATATCCAAGGACCCGATGCCGAGAAATTCTTGCAAGGGCAAACCAGCGCTCAAGTCAGCCTGGCCGATGGGCGCTTTGCGCCGCTCACCTGTTTCTGTACGCCGAAGGGGCGCATGCTGGCAAATGCTCAACTGATGAAGGTCGGTGATGCTCACTATCGTCTACTACTCAGTGCTTCACTGCTGGAAACGCTAACCGGCCACTTAAAAAAGTTTGCCGCTTTTTATAAAGCGGAGCTGACCCCACTTCCCGAGCTCTCGCTGGTCGGCGTGGGTGAAAATGCCCGCTCAATCGCGGAAAAGCTGGAGCTGCCCTTGCCCAACGCACCTGGCACTCAATCCGCAAACCCGCGCGCCAGCGTGCTGTGTTACCCGGGCGATACGCCGCGCTGGCTGTTCTGCCTGGAAGACGACTCCCTGGTTGAGGCGCTTGACGATGAAAGCGGACGTGCCGCCTGGCAATTAGCTGACATTCGCAGCGGCCTGGCGTGGCTGACCGAGGCACAGCAGGACCATTTCCTGCCGCAGATGCTCAACTGGGAAGCCTTGGGAGGCATTAGCTTCAAAAAAGGCTGTTACACCGGCCAGGAAGTCGTTGCCCGAGCCCATTTTCGTGGTCAGGTCAAAAAACGCCTGGTGCGCGCCGAGCTTTCGAATGCCGATGCGCCAACAACCGGAGACACGATCGTCAATGAAGCCAACAAAGCCGTCGGTGAAGTCGTTATCAGCGCCTTGAGCGAAACAGGCAGCATTGAGCTTCTGGCCGTCATGAATACCAAGGTAATGGAAGAGGCCATGCCCGTATATATCGGCGAGGCCCGCTTGACACTGCTCGACCTTCCCTACCCTATCGAACGGCTCGACCCGGAGCAGCTCGCCATGGGTCTGGCGAATTAA
- the amt gene encoding ammonium transporter, producing MPFTPIVDTELLDTLWVLWAAALVFVMQAGFLCLEAGTTRSKNAINVAMKNIADFAIALSVFWLVGFGLMFGVSEGGWLGTSLFGWQLDSASSWVITLFIFQAMFCATAATIVAGAVAERMPFFAYLWTALWIALLIYPVFGHWAWGGLLGGESGWLASLGFVDFAGSTVVHSVGGWVALAAVLTIGPRQGRFNQHQPPTAFPAGNLPLAMLGALFMILGWFGFNGGSTLAVNNQIPGILANTVLGAAGGILSAMLMGWRTRRYADVMYAINGAIAGLVAVTAGAHAVSMSAALGLGAVSGVLMVITSEWLLSHRIDDAVGAIPAHLIPGIWGTLALPWIADSEALGTGLSTVEQAGVQLLGVIICGLWSFGLAWLLFRISGRYFPLRVSDEDEKMGLNLAEHGTHNELTQLLEHMRRHEQQGDMRQRIEADPFSEVGEIAAGYNRVAAALESAIGHTRVMLHNLRDGVLTWQANGMLTSLNPGAEQLFGVQAEQMIGTPVSRLLENNNLAPGERHEIKLRSASHEVRYLEVQISEGASGSDSERSGMVRDITERKRLQEQLNRERDLARTTLASIGDGVITCDASGLITFMNSEAQRLTGWPLRDAREKPIQSIYRLIDDKTGSLLSNPARQVLTQHRAIHSTDDGWLEHYDGQRTPIQHSAAPIRSRSGITLGAVAVFQDVSVTRQLADQLNYQASHDNLTGLINRRAFETTLSHLLDGKEGMHVLCYLDLDQFKIVNDTCGHLAGDELLRQVATKLQAYVRSSDTVARLGGDEFALLLPNCPIDQARQIADAIRRDIENYRFAWQEHTFGIGVSIGLVVLSDHHMQLTDALHAADAACYTAKEAGRNRLHCYQANDHSVLERDGELRWVQRLQNALDNDHFRLFAQPIEAVCAKRPAYQEILLRLEEDGSVVTPGSFLPAAERYHFMPRIDRWVVRNTLAWLSDITRSAPDTAWGCWGINLSGASLSDGEFCRDLITQVQNARLPKGSLCFEITESAAIAQLSSVIELIHTLRQLGCRFALDDFGTGLSSFSYLKQLPVDYLKIDGHFIRHVHEDPIDRAMVEAIHAVGKALNIETIAEFVETQQTLDTLEALGIDYAQGFLLGHPSSLTQVGGQPIKVMPR from the coding sequence ATGCCGTTCACCCCCATCGTCGATACAGAACTGCTCGATACGCTATGGGTATTATGGGCAGCCGCACTGGTATTTGTCATGCAGGCGGGTTTTTTATGCCTGGAAGCGGGCACAACCCGCAGCAAAAACGCCATCAATGTCGCAATGAAGAATATCGCGGATTTTGCCATTGCGTTGAGCGTCTTCTGGCTCGTGGGTTTTGGGTTGATGTTCGGCGTTTCTGAAGGCGGTTGGCTGGGCACAAGCCTGTTCGGGTGGCAGCTCGACTCAGCATCCAGTTGGGTAATCACGCTGTTTATCTTTCAAGCCATGTTCTGCGCTACCGCTGCGACCATTGTGGCGGGCGCCGTCGCCGAGAGAATGCCATTTTTTGCCTATCTCTGGACCGCCCTCTGGATAGCCCTGCTCATCTACCCCGTCTTTGGACACTGGGCATGGGGCGGCCTACTGGGAGGTGAAAGTGGCTGGCTAGCCTCGCTGGGATTTGTCGATTTTGCCGGCTCCACCGTTGTTCACAGCGTGGGGGGCTGGGTCGCGCTCGCAGCCGTTCTCACCATCGGCCCTCGCCAGGGACGTTTTAACCAACACCAACCCCCGACCGCCTTCCCGGCGGGCAACCTCCCCCTCGCCATGCTGGGGGCGCTGTTCATGATATTAGGCTGGTTTGGCTTCAACGGCGGCAGCACGCTGGCCGTCAACAACCAGATACCCGGCATTCTCGCCAATACGGTCCTGGGCGCCGCCGGCGGCATTTTATCCGCCATGCTGATGGGCTGGCGAACCCGCCGCTATGCCGATGTCATGTATGCCATCAATGGCGCCATTGCCGGATTGGTCGCTGTTACCGCGGGGGCCCATGCGGTTTCGATGTCAGCGGCACTCGGCCTCGGTGCCGTCAGCGGCGTCCTGATGGTCATCACCAGCGAATGGCTACTCAGTCACCGCATCGATGACGCCGTCGGCGCTATTCCGGCGCATTTGATCCCCGGCATTTGGGGCACGCTTGCTCTGCCCTGGATAGCCGACTCCGAAGCACTGGGAACGGGGCTGAGCACGGTGGAACAGGCAGGTGTTCAATTGCTGGGCGTCATTATCTGCGGACTCTGGAGCTTTGGTCTTGCGTGGCTGCTGTTTCGTATATCGGGGCGCTATTTTCCGCTTCGGGTTAGCGATGAAGATGAAAAAATGGGCCTTAACCTCGCCGAGCACGGCACCCATAACGAGCTGACCCAACTCCTGGAACACATGCGCCGCCATGAACAACAGGGCGACATGCGCCAGCGTATCGAGGCAGACCCTTTTTCTGAAGTGGGCGAGATTGCCGCAGGCTACAACCGCGTCGCGGCGGCGCTGGAAAGCGCTATCGGGCATACCCGGGTAATGCTTCACAACCTCCGCGACGGCGTGCTTACCTGGCAGGCCAACGGGATGCTCACCAGTCTCAACCCAGGTGCGGAACAGCTGTTTGGCGTCCAAGCCGAGCAAATGATAGGCACCCCCGTCAGCCGCTTACTGGAGAACAACAATCTGGCGCCGGGTGAACGTCACGAAATCAAGCTGCGCTCCGCCAGTCATGAAGTTCGCTACCTGGAAGTTCAGATCAGCGAAGGGGCCAGCGGTTCAGACTCGGAGCGTTCCGGCATGGTTCGCGACATTACCGAGCGCAAGCGTTTACAGGAACAGTTGAACCGCGAGCGGGACCTGGCCAGAACGACCCTTGCCTCAATTGGCGATGGCGTCATCACCTGCGATGCCAGTGGCTTGATCACTTTCATGAATAGCGAAGCCCAGCGGCTGACCGGCTGGCCCCTTCGCGACGCTCGTGAAAAACCGATCCAGTCTATTTATCGGCTCATTGACGACAAAACCGGTAGCCTACTGAGCAACCCGGCGCGTCAGGTACTCACCCAGCATCGCGCCATTCATTCAACGGACGACGGCTGGCTTGAACACTACGACGGACAGCGAACGCCCATTCAACACAGCGCCGCTCCTATTCGCTCGCGCAGCGGCATTACGCTGGGCGCAGTAGCCGTCTTCCAGGATGTCAGCGTCACCCGACAGCTTGCCGACCAGCTTAACTACCAGGCCAGCCACGACAATTTGACAGGGCTCATCAATCGCCGAGCCTTTGAGACAACGCTGAGCCATTTGCTTGATGGCAAGGAAGGAATGCACGTTTTATGCTATCTGGATCTTGACCAGTTCAAGATCGTCAACGATACCTGCGGCCACCTCGCCGGTGATGAGCTCCTCCGACAGGTGGCCACAAAGTTGCAGGCTTATGTGCGCAGCAGCGATACCGTCGCCAGACTGGGTGGCGACGAGTTCGCCCTGCTGCTGCCCAACTGCCCTATTGATCAAGCCAGACAAATTGCCGATGCCATTCGCCGCGATATCGAAAACTATCGATTTGCCTGGCAGGAACACACCTTTGGTATTGGCGTTAGCATCGGGCTGGTCGTTCTAAGCGATCACCATATGCAGTTAACCGATGCGCTGCACGCCGCCGATGCCGCCTGCTATACCGCCAAAGAGGCAGGACGCAACCGCCTTCACTGCTACCAGGCCAATGACCATTCGGTACTCGAACGCGACGGTGAGCTTCGCTGGGTACAACGATTACAGAACGCTCTCGACAATGATCATTTCCGACTCTTTGCCCAACCTATTGAAGCTGTCTGCGCTAAGCGCCCTGCCTACCAGGAAATACTCTTACGCCTGGAAGAAGACGGCAGCGTGGTCACACCGGGCAGTTTTTTACCTGCCGCCGAGCGCTATCACTTTATGCCGCGCATTGACCGCTGGGTGGTCCGCAACACGCTTGCCTGGCTGTCCGATATTACCCGCTCAGCCCCAGATACCGCCTGGGGCTGCTGGGGCATCAATCTCTCGGGCGCCTCACTGTCTGATGGCGAATTCTGCCGCGACCTGATCACCCAGGTACAAAATGCCCGGTTACCCAAGGGAAGCCTGTGCTTTGAAATTACCGAAAGCGCGGCCATTGCGCAGCTTTCAAGCGTGATCGAGCTCATCCACACGCTGAGACAACTGGGCTGTCGATTTGCGCTGGATGATTTTGGCACCGGGCTGTCTTCCTTTAGCTACTTGAAGCAGCTACCCGTTGATTATTTGAAAATCGATGGGCATTTCATTCGCCATGTTCATGAAGACCCGATAGATAGAGCGATGGTGGAAGCCATTCATGCCGTGGGCAAAGCGCTCAATATAGAAACCATTGCTGAATTCGTCGAAACCCAGCAGACCCTGGATACACTGGAGGCGCTTGGCATTGACTATGCGCAGGGCTTTTTACTCGGACACCCCAGCTCACTCACCCAGGTAGGCGGGCAACCCATCAAGGTAATGCCACGTTAA
- a CDS encoding OsmC family protein: MHKPITVISERNSVFRQRVEVDGLEDLAADVPPVVGGDGSAPDPHDYFDIALGTCKAITVQMYAKRKQWPLEGITVTVQRDDSQETKGVYKLAVTMTFHGIDDHEQRARLEDISHRCPIQRLMTTSTVEITTSTT, translated from the coding sequence ATGCACAAGCCGATTACGGTGATCAGTGAACGCAACAGCGTCTTCCGCCAACGCGTTGAGGTTGACGGCCTTGAAGACCTGGCCGCTGATGTGCCGCCTGTTGTGGGGGGAGACGGCAGCGCGCCTGACCCCCACGACTATTTTGATATCGCCTTGGGAACCTGTAAGGCAATTACCGTACAGATGTATGCCAAGCGCAAGCAATGGCCACTGGAAGGCATTACCGTCACTGTTCAGCGCGATGACAGCCAGGAAACGAAAGGCGTATACAAGCTGGCGGTGACGATGACATTTCACGGCATTGATGACCATGAGCAGCGTGCCCGGCTGGAAGATATCAGCCACCGCTGCCCCATCCAGCGGTTGATGACCACATCGACCGTGGAGATTACGACGAGCACCACGTAG
- the folD gene encoding bifunctional methylenetetrahydrofolate dehydrogenase/methenyltetrahydrofolate cyclohydrolase FolD gives MTAQLIDGKAIAANVRQHVAQQVTARLQAGKRAPGLAVVVVGDDPASQVYVNNKHRACEQAGILSFQHALPSNTSQQTLEALVDQLNDDPAIDGILVQLPLPDPLDAEPILERIRPDKDVDGFHPFNIGRLAQRMPALRPCTPKGIMTLLEQSDVKVRGLDATVVGASNIVGRPMALELMLAGATTTVCHRFTKDLEAHIRRADLVVVAVGKPGIVKGDWIKPGAVVIDVGINRQEDGKLKGDVDFNAAAERASLITPVPGGVGPMTVATLLENTLAAAEQHDQSDS, from the coding sequence ATGACCGCCCAACTCATCGATGGCAAAGCTATCGCCGCCAATGTCCGTCAGCATGTTGCTCAACAGGTAACCGCCCGCCTGCAGGCGGGTAAAAGAGCACCCGGACTTGCGGTTGTGGTGGTAGGAGACGATCCCGCTTCACAGGTCTATGTGAACAATAAGCACCGCGCCTGTGAACAGGCAGGCATTCTTTCCTTTCAGCACGCCCTGCCCAGCAATACGTCCCAGCAGACATTGGAAGCGCTGGTTGACCAGTTAAATGACGATCCTGCCATCGACGGCATTCTTGTCCAGCTACCCTTGCCCGACCCGCTTGACGCCGAACCGATACTCGAGCGGATTCGCCCCGACAAGGACGTCGATGGTTTTCACCCCTTCAATATTGGCCGTCTCGCCCAGCGCATGCCTGCCCTGCGCCCCTGCACCCCGAAAGGCATCATGACGCTGCTCGAACAGAGTGACGTCAAGGTCCGCGGCCTCGATGCCACCGTCGTCGGCGCTTCCAACATCGTCGGGCGGCCCATGGCACTGGAACTGATGCTTGCTGGCGCCACCACCACGGTATGCCACCGGTTTACCAAGGATCTGGAAGCGCATATACGGCGTGCCGACCTTGTAGTGGTCGCCGTCGGCAAACCCGGCATCGTTAAAGGCGATTGGATCAAACCCGGCGCCGTGGTGATTGATGTGGGTATCAACCGTCAGGAAGACGGCAAGCTGAAGGGGGACGTTGATTTCAACGCTGCCGCCGAACGCGCCAGCTTAATCACCCCTGTCCCCGGCGGCGTGGGTCCGATGACGGTCGCTACGCTGTTGGAAAACACCCTGGCGGCCGCCGAACAGCACGATCAATCTGACAGCTAA
- a CDS encoding NAD(P)/FAD-dependent oxidoreductase, translated as MSRHAVVLGAGMVGVSIAWHLQQRGMQVTLMDRRQPGQETSFGNAGIIQREAVKPYPFPRDLKTILSVLPNRRVDIRYRTGGMLEAASPLLSYWRHSSPRRYRQIVPEYASLIQLCLKAHGPMIEAAGAEDLVRREGWLEIYRTPEKLAERAKEAEEMRDLYDVQFQVLDRQALLDKQPDLGDDIIGAIHWLNSWTVADPGALVAAYAASFVANGGRVVQNDVQSVTQRETQWCVTTSDGEEVANDVVMALGPWSGEWLKGLGYRFPTFVKRGYHMHYATQAPARLQHWLMDAEVGYLLAPMNAGIRLTTGAELDRLESPADERQLSAAESAARRIFPLAERRDDTAWKGARPCLPDMKPVIGPAPRHKGLWLAFGHGHQGFTLGPATGYLLADMMEGKTPTIDMAPFRAERF; from the coding sequence ATGTCGCGTCATGCGGTGGTGTTAGGGGCAGGTATGGTAGGTGTAAGCATTGCATGGCATCTCCAGCAGCGGGGTATGCAGGTCACTCTGATGGACCGTCGCCAGCCAGGCCAGGAAACGTCCTTTGGCAATGCCGGTATTATCCAACGTGAAGCGGTAAAGCCGTATCCCTTTCCGCGCGATTTGAAAACCATCCTGAGCGTGTTGCCCAATCGTCGCGTGGATATTCGCTATCGCACTGGCGGTATGCTGGAGGCGGCGTCGCCGTTATTGAGCTACTGGCGTCATTCTTCGCCGCGTCGCTATCGGCAAATCGTGCCGGAATATGCCTCGTTGATTCAGCTGTGTCTTAAAGCCCACGGACCGATGATCGAGGCCGCGGGTGCCGAGGACTTGGTGCGTCGTGAAGGCTGGCTGGAGATATACCGAACGCCTGAGAAGCTTGCTGAGCGCGCCAAAGAGGCCGAAGAAATGCGGGACCTCTACGATGTGCAGTTTCAAGTGTTGGATCGACAAGCATTGCTGGACAAGCAGCCCGACCTTGGCGATGACATTATTGGGGCCATTCACTGGCTTAATTCTTGGACAGTGGCCGACCCGGGCGCATTGGTGGCCGCGTATGCGGCGTCATTTGTCGCCAATGGCGGTCGGGTTGTGCAAAATGATGTTCAGTCGGTCACACAGCGTGAAACCCAATGGTGTGTAACGACCAGCGATGGCGAGGAGGTGGCAAACGATGTCGTGATGGCGCTGGGTCCCTGGTCAGGTGAGTGGCTGAAGGGGCTGGGCTACCGCTTTCCGACCTTCGTCAAGCGGGGCTATCACATGCATTATGCCACTCAAGCGCCGGCACGCCTGCAGCACTGGTTGATGGATGCCGAAGTGGGATACTTGCTGGCGCCTATGAATGCGGGCATTCGGCTGACCACCGGTGCCGAGCTGGACCGCCTTGAGTCACCGGCTGATGAACGCCAGTTAAGCGCGGCGGAAAGCGCTGCACGACGTATTTTTCCGCTGGCTGAGCGTCGAGACGACACTGCCTGGAAGGGCGCGCGCCCGTGTCTTCCGGATATGAAGCCGGTGATTGGTCCTGCGCCTCGGCATAAAGGCCTCTGGTTGGCCTTCGGGCATGGTCATCAAGGGTTTACCTTGGGGCCGGCAACGGGCTATCTGCTGGCTGATATGATGGAAGGTAAAACGCCCACCATCGATATGGCTCCCTTCAGGGCCGAGCGTTTTTAG
- a CDS encoding peptide chain release factor 3, whose product MKDTQLAQEAGLRRTFAIISHPDAGKTTITEKMLLFGNAIQLAGSVKSKRNDRHATSDWMKMEQERGISVTTSVMQFPYGGRIVNLLDTPGHEDFSEDTYRTLTAVDSALMVIDGAKGVEDRTIKLMDVCRLRTTPILTFINKMDRDIRDPIEVMDEVETVLNIQCAPMTWPIGMGRHFRGVYHLYNDVVHLYTQGQGSRIPEDKRIEGLDSPEVEEVLGEEQAEELRMEVELVRGASHQFDLDAYRRGELTPVYFGTAMGNFGVREMLDGFVEYAPAPQARETDVRDVPADDPRFTGFVFKIQANMDPNHRDRIAFLRVCSGKYDKNMKMRHVRINKDVKIADALTFMASDRSQVEEAWPGDIIGLHNHGTIQIGDTFTVGENMRFTGIPHFAPELFKRVRLKDPLKMKALQKGLQQLSEEGATQVFMPIDNNDLILGAVGTLQFDVVAHRLKEEYKVDCLYEAVNVQTARWVYCEDAKMLEEFKRKASTNLAIDGGGYLTYIAPTRVNLQMTQERWPDIRFQPTREH is encoded by the coding sequence ATGAAAGATACTCAATTAGCCCAGGAAGCCGGGCTTAGAAGAACCTTTGCTATCATTTCGCACCCCGATGCCGGTAAAACGACCATCACTGAGAAAATGCTGCTGTTCGGCAATGCCATACAGCTCGCCGGTTCGGTGAAAAGCAAGCGCAATGATCGCCATGCCACGTCGGACTGGATGAAAATGGAGCAGGAGCGGGGTATCTCGGTGACAACCTCCGTAATGCAGTTTCCCTACGGGGGGCGTATCGTTAACCTGCTCGATACGCCAGGTCACGAAGATTTCTCTGAAGATACCTACCGTACCCTGACAGCAGTGGACTCTGCCCTGATGGTGATTGATGGCGCTAAAGGCGTCGAGGATCGGACCATCAAGCTGATGGATGTCTGTCGTCTACGTACCACGCCGATTCTGACCTTCATCAATAAAATGGACCGCGATATCCGTGATCCTATCGAGGTGATGGACGAGGTCGAGACGGTGCTCAATATCCAGTGTGCGCCCATGACATGGCCCATCGGTATGGGACGGCATTTCCGCGGGGTGTATCACCTTTACAATGATGTGGTTCATCTCTATACCCAGGGTCAGGGCAGTCGTATCCCCGAGGATAAGCGTATCGAAGGGTTGGATAGTCCCGAGGTGGAAGAAGTGCTGGGTGAAGAGCAGGCCGAAGAACTGCGCATGGAAGTCGAACTGGTGCGCGGTGCTTCCCATCAGTTTGATCTTGACGCTTATCGTCGCGGGGAACTGACACCGGTTTACTTCGGGACGGCGATGGGTAACTTTGGCGTGCGCGAAATGCTGGATGGCTTTGTCGAATATGCGCCAGCTCCCCAAGCCCGGGAAACTGATGTGCGAGATGTTCCGGCCGACGATCCTCGCTTTACTGGCTTCGTGTTTAAAATCCAGGCCAATATGGATCCTAATCACCGCGATCGTATCGCTTTCCTGCGGGTGTGCTCGGGCAAGTACGACAAGAACATGAAGATGCGCCATGTGCGTATCAACAAGGATGTCAAAATTGCCGACGCGCTGACGTTCATGGCCTCGGACCGTTCCCAGGTGGAAGAAGCCTGGCCCGGCGATATTATCGGCCTGCACAACCACGGCACGATCCAGATTGGCGATACGTTTACCGTGGGTGAGAATATGCGCTTCACCGGTATACCGCACTTTGCGCCGGAGCTGTTCAAACGCGTTCGTTTGAAAGACCCGCTTAAAATGAAAGCCTTGCAGAAAGGCCTGCAGCAGCTCTCGGAAGAAGGCGCTACCCAGGTCTTCATGCCGATCGACAACAACGACCTGATTCTGGGCGCAGTGGGGACGCTGCAGTTTGACGTCGTGGCGCACCGCTTGAAGGAAGAATACAAGGTTGACTGCCTCTATGAAGCCGTCAATGTTCAGACGGCGCGCTGGGTGTATTGTGAAGATGCCAAGATGCTGGAAGAATTCAAGCGCAAGGCAAGCACCAACCTGGCTATCGATGGCGGCGGTTACCTGACCTACATCGCACCGACCCGCGTCAACTTGCAAATGACCCAGGAGCGCTGGCCGGATATCCGCTTCCAACCGACGCGCGAGCACTAG
- a CDS encoding putative motility protein, protein MDVAVSNAVSTALYMNQAQSAEQAQMQVFKEALDTQAQQVTDIMASADTGAQPDLAKEGTVGTQVNTFA, encoded by the coding sequence ATGGATGTAGCAGTCAGCAACGCCGTCAGCACGGCGCTTTACATGAACCAGGCTCAAAGTGCTGAGCAAGCGCAGATGCAGGTATTCAAGGAAGCATTGGATACTCAGGCGCAGCAAGTGACTGACATCATGGCGTCTGCCGATACTGGTGCGCAGCCTGATCTGGCAAAAGAGGGCACCGTGGGAACTCAGGTCAACACCTTTGCCTGA